AGTTGGAACCGTTATCAATTTCATTTTTCACAAAAAATCGTCTATAATTATAGATAAGTTATTTTCAAAGGGGACTTTAAATTGCAAAGACAACGATTTTTTCGAGTCAGTCTAGGTTGGCAAATTATTATTGGTTTGATCTTAGGAATTGTTCTAGGTCAAGTGTTTTACCAAAATAAGGCTGCTATTCAAGTAATGCAGAATATTGGTACTATGTTCATCTCGATGATTCAGATGATTGTTTTACCAATTGTTATATCATGTTTGACAGTTGGAATTGCCAATATGGGCGATATCAAGAAATTAGGACGGATCGGATTAAAAACTTTATTATATTTTGAGATCATGACAACATTAGCGATTATTATTGGTATTATCGTGGCTAATGTTACACATCCCGGTACCTTTATTGATATTCATAGCTTAAAAGGTTCGGATATTAGTCAATACACGTCAACGGCCAAAACTGCCAAACATTCGGGTATTTGGTCAATTTTGATGGGAATCATCCCTACTAATATTTTTGCGTCATTAGGAAAGGGTGATATGTTACCAATCATCTTCTTTTCAGTACTATTTGGTTTAGGAACAGCTTCGATTGGTAAGCAGGGACAAATTATTACTGATACTTTGAATGCTGTTGCCAACGTTATGTTTAAAGTTACTAATTGGGTCATGCGCCTAGCTCCAATTGGTGTCTGTGCGTTGATTGGAGTAACTGTTGGTGAGATGGGCTTTAACTCACTGAAACCTTTGGCGTTATTTATTGTAATTGCTTATGCGACAATGGCTTTCTTCGTCTTTGTTGTTATGGCGGGTGTTGGACATTTGTTCCACGTTAGATTTTATGAATTATTTAGAATTATTGAAAATGAAGTAACTTTAGCTTTTACAACTGCTAGTTCGGAAGCAGCGCTTCCTAAAATGATTGAAAAAATGCAGAAATATGGTGCCTCTAAAGGGATTGTCTCCTTTGTTATCCCAACTGGATATACTTTTAACCTTGATGGTTCCGCCATTTATCAATCTTTAGCGGCTTTATTCTTAGCTCAGGCTTATAATATTCATCTAACTCTTGGGCAACAAATTACCCTTGTAGTGGTATTGATGTTAACATCTAAAGGGATGGCCGGGGTGCCAGGTGCCTCATTTGTTGTACTCTTAGCCACAGTATCAACAATCGGTGTTCCAATGCAAGGTTTGACCTTCATTGCTGGTATCGACCGTCTTGTAGATATGGGACGTACCGCTGTTAACGTTGTCGGTAATTCTTTGGCAACTATTATCATTGCAAAGAGTGAAAGGGAATTTGATGAGGATAAGCGGGAGAAATATGTCGCATCCTACAAACGTGGAAAGTAATAAAAGTTTCCATGTAGTAAAAAACGATTTAAACACAAACAAGACAATGGATTCAGTAACTTATTTTTAAGTTATTGGGTTCATTGTTTTTATTTTGTATTAAAAAAGGCATCTCTTGTAATCATTAGTGATTGCAAAAAATGTCCTTTTGATAGAAAAATTTATCTCATTGAAATTGTTAAGACTATGGCATTCATCAAAATATGACTGCCAGCACTGATGTATATATTCTTAGATTTGTAATAAATGAAGGAGAACCAAAGCCCCATTGCTACATAAACTAAAAATCTGGTGTCTTGGTGCATAAAGGCAAACAGAAAAGCAGAAATAATTGCGGCGATGTAAATGTTCGTTGGCTTTATCAAGTTAGCAAAGAAAAGTCGTCTGAAGATAACTTCTTCCATGATAGGGGCACAGATCAAAACGTAAAGGAAATAGTACGGATAGGCTTTGATCATTAATAATAATTGCATAGTATTTTGTGAACTAGTACTTGTGTGAAAGATTAATTGATCCAAGAAAATAGCACCGTATTGTAAAACTATGGCGCCAATCGTACCTAAAATGATCCATTGTAAACTGTGGTTCAATGTTGGTCGACTTTCGAAAGGAAACTTTTGGTCAAGCTTGACTAAATACATCATGATTCCAGTGGCAACTAAAGCGCCAAGGGTTAGAATGATGAAATAGATGCTGCCGGTAATTGATAACATATTTAGAATTGAGCCTAATAACAATAATAATATGTAAGTTAATAATGTAAAAAATTGATTTTTAGGAAAAGTCATGATAACTCCTTATTTTTTTGAAGGTAAATACTTGCATGTTTTCAATATAATGTTAATATAAAACTTGTGATTAGCACAAGAGATGTTCGAGTGCTAAAGCTAATAAAAATATAACAGAAATAATAATCGGAGGGATTTAAATTGTTAAAACCACTTGGAGATAGAGTAATTGTAACAGTCGATGAAGAAGAAGAAAAGACAGTCGGCGGGATTGTTTTAGCAAACAATGCTAAAGAGAAGCCACAAACAGCAGAAGTTGTAGCTGTAGGTGACGGGTTAGTTACTGACGATGGAAAGAAATTGCCTATGAGTGTTAAAAAAGGTGATAAAGTTCTTTTTGATAAATACTCAGGCTCAAAAGTTAAGTATGAAGACAGTGAATATTTAATCCTTCATGAAAAAGATATCATGGCAGTTATTGACTAATAAATATTAAATAAAAAAATTATTAATTAAAATTATGACGGAGTGTGAAAATTAATGGCAAAAGAAATTAAATTTTCAGAAGATGCACGTGCAAAGATGCTTGAAGGTGTCAACAAGCTAGCTGATACTGTTAAGACAACTATCGGACCTAAGGGTAGAAACGTTGTTCTTGAAAAGAGCTACGGTTCACCAGAGATCACTAATGATGGTGTCACAATTGCTAAGAGCATTGATTTAGAAGACCACTTTGAAAATATGGGTGCTAAACTTGTTTCTGAAGTTGCTTCAAAGACAAATGACATTGCTGGTGATGGTACTACTACAGCTACTGTTTTGGCTCAAGCAATCGTTAAGGAAGGTATGAAGAACGTTACAGCTGGTGCTAACCCTGTTGGTATCAGAAGTGGTATTGAAAAGGCTACTAAAGCTGCTGTCGATGAACTTCATAACATTTCACATGAAGTATCAGGCAAGAGCGATATTGCTCAAGTAGCTTCAGTTTCATCTGCAAGTAAAGAAACTGGTAATTTGATTGCCGACGCTATGGAAAAAGTTGGTAACGATGGTGTTATCACAATTGAAGAATCAAAGGGTATTGATACAACTCTAGATGTTGTTGAAGGTATGCAATTCGATCGTGGATATATTTCACAATACATGGTTACTGATAACGACAAGATGGAAGCTGATCTTGATAATCCATATATCTTGATTACTGATAAGAAGATCTCAAATATTCAAGACATTTTGCCATTACTACAAAAGATTGTTCAACAAGGTAAGTCATTATTGATCATTGCTGATGACATTGATGGTGAAGCATTGCCAACACTTGTTTTGAATAAGATTCGTGGTACATTCAATGTTGTTGCTGTTAAGGCTCCAGGCTTTGGTGACCGTCGTAAAGCTCAACTTGAAGATATTGCTACATTAACAGGCGCTCAAGTTATCACATCTGACCTTGGTCTTGAACTAAAAGACACTACAATGGATCAATTGGGTCAAGCTGGTAAAGTTACTGTTACAAAAGACAATACAACAATTGTTGAAGGATCTGGCGACAAGGATGCTATCAATGAACGTGTTGAAACAATCAAGAAGCAAGTTGCCGAAACAACATCAGATTTCGACAAAGAAAAGCTTCAAGAACGTTTGGCTAAATTAGCTGGTGGTGTTGCCGTAGTTAAAGTCGGTGCTGCTACTGAAACAGAATTGAAAGAACGCAAGTACAGAATTGAAGATGCCCTAAACTCTACACGTGCCGCTGTTGAAGAAGGTTACGTTGCTGGTGGTGGTACAGCTTTGATGAATGTACTAAGCAAGGTTAAGGCTCTTAAAGAAGACGGAGACGTTCAAACTGGTATTAACATCGTTGCACGTGCTCTTGAGGAACCATTACGTCAAATCGCTGAGAATGCTGGTTTTGAAGGTTCAGTTATCGTTGAACACATCAAGACACAAGACAATGAAGTTGGTTTCAATGCTGCTACTGACAAGTGGGAAAACATGGTTAAGGCCGGAATCATCGACCCAACTAAAGTTACACGTTCAGCATTACAAAACGCAGCCAGTGTTGCCGCATTGTTGTTGACAACTGAAGCTGTTGTCGCTGACAAGCCAGAAAAGAATGCAGCACCAGCCGCACCTGCAGCTAATCCTGCAGCCGGCGGTATGGGCGGCATGATGTAATAAAGATTTTCTAATCTTTAAAATTGATTGAAATTTAATAAAAGCGTTGGCAGATTAAGTTCTGTTGACGCTTTTTTTGCTGTAGATTGAATTGACACGTATAATGTTACTTAATGTAGAAAATTAGAAAAGAGAACAAAAGATGGAGAGTATTGATTTTGGACGAAAGATTAATTACGTGCCCATGGCAATCAGTTGGGGAGTAGGATTAATTGCTGGTATTTTAATTTATATATTCACAAGACAAGCGTTGCTAGCAGTTATTTTGGGGGTGGCAATTTTAGTAGTAGTTGCCTTGGTATACGCCAAAACCTTATCGGATTTTTATGGTTACTGGTCCATTGATGATAAGGGAATCACAAGCTTTAATTATCAGAATTTTAATGTAAGATTTCAATCCGTTTTACTAACTTTTAGCGAGGATCCATTGAAGATTGAATTCAAAAATATTAAATCTTTAAAAGTCGTCGTCGGTAAAGATATGAATGCTCCAGCTAATATTTTGGGAGGTTCGTTTAATGCTCCAAAGAGAATCATGTTTCATTTGCCAACACCTTATTATTTGGAATTGCAATTAAATGATGGCCGAGAAATTTATTTGGATCTATCGGCTGATTGGGATGATACTCAGACGATTCAGTATGTGATTGGTTTGATAATGAGTAAGGCTAATATTGAAGCTAGTATTGTTAAACAAGCCCAAGAATAAGATTAAGAATTGTATATTTACGTAAATAAAATTCAAAAACTCAAACTTTTTGTTGTTTAGAAGTTTATACTTATAAATTAAAATAATAATAATTTGAGGGAGTTTATTTTGATAGGGACATTATTTAACGTTGCCATGATTATAGTGGGTAGCTTTGCGGGAAGTTATTTTAAAAAAGGTATTAAAGCAGAATATAATAAGATTTTGACGCAGGCTTTGGGCTTAGCAGCAATAGCGGTTGGTATCAATGCGGTAGTGCAAAACATGCCAAAAAGCCACTATCCTGTGTTGTTCATCGTCAGCCTAGCAATTGGTGGCGTGATAGGACAATGGCTCGATCTGGAAAAACATTTTGACAAATTAGTTGGAAGATTCTCTAAACCTAGTGCTGATGGTAAAAATAATCTAGCTGAAGGCTTAGCAACCGGAATTTTGTTATATTGTATCGGTTCATTGTCGATTCTAGGACCAATTCAAGCCGCTTTGAATAAGGATTACACATTCTTGTTTACCAACGGAATGTTGGATGGAATTACTTCGATAGTTTTGGCTTCGACCTTTGGGTTTGGAATGGTCCTTGCAGCAGTGGCAGTTTTTTGTTGGCAGGATAGTATTTATTTGATCGCTATGTTATTGCAGAATTCAATTAATACTAATATGATTACCGAATTAACCGTTGTCGGTGGAATTTTGATCTTGGCTTCCGGATTAGGATTGTTGAATATTAAGAAAATTAAAGTTTTGAATCTTTTACCATCTTTGATTGTGCCAATTGTGGTTGTTGGGGTTTTGTCGATGTTTTAGGAATAGATTGAATGGGAACATTTCTTATTGTTAAAAGGGATGCTTCTTTTTTTTACGTAATTTATAATATACTAGGAATATATACTGCAGATTATGCTTTAGAAAGTGGTAAAAGATGAAAAAATATAGTGCAGGAATGGTATCACATGCGTTTTGGTTAAATGAGTTTTCTCAGTACATTGATCTAGTAAATGATGGAATTTCAACGGAAGAAATAAAAAGAAAAAGCATTGAAGACAACTGTTTTAAACAGAGCACTAAAGCACGTGCTAAAGATATTTTTAACATTTTAAATAGACGCGTTGGGAGTTTAGATGAAGATTATTTGGAGCTTTATCCTAGGTTAGATATAACTAGTCAAAAAATGGTTAACTTGATTACAGTGATGAATAATAATCAATTATTTAAGGAATTTATGTATGAGACTTACCGTGATGAATTGATTGTTGGTGATGCAAAATTGTATGACTATGAGGTCGAAAGCTTTTTTAATCAAAAAATTCAGGAAAGTGAACAAATTGCTAATTGGACAGATGTAACAATCAAGAGACTTGCTGGCGTTTTTAAGACTTTTAATCGTGAAGCTGGATTATTAAAAAATCAAAGTAAGTATGACGATGTTATTCGGCCGGTTATTGATTATCGCTTGGAAGATTTATTGGTTACAAAAAAGAATAGCGAAATGCTAGCAATTCTTTTAGGGAGATAAGGATGAGTACAAAAACAAAATTAGATCATTTAAAAAACAAACTACAGAATAGCGATTTTCAAAATAATCAAGGTTTGTCCAACGAAGTTTCATATTATATTTTGGCCTATGATCCTAAAGATTTTCCAATAGTTAGACGAGAGTTGGATAGTATTAAACGTGAATTTAATCAAGATACAGCAGATTATAAAATCAAGGAATTCAATGTTTATAAAATTATGTGGAAACTATTGGAGCAACGAGGCATAAAAAAAGCTGTTTTTGAAATGGAGAAAGATGATGGAATCGAATACTTGTCGGAACAAATTAATAATGTTTTGAGGATGACTAATTCTGATAATGAATTAGTTAAGTATATGGAGGATCATATAAATCCTGACACAATTGTATTTCTAACAGGTATCGGCGAAATTTATCCATTAATAAGAGCACACAAAATATTAAATACAATGCATCAGATTATTTCAGACATTCCTGTGGTATTATTTTATCCAGGAAAATATGATAGTTTGAGCTTGAGTATGTTTGGAGAGTTAAAAGAAGATAATTATTATCGAGCATTTCAAATAAATTAGGGGTTACTGATAATGATAATTAAAGATGTTTTTACTAAACCGATTGATCGTAATATCAAGGGTGTAATTACCATTGGTAATGAACGTGATAACAATATTAAACAGGAATTGGAGGAGTACGTTGTTACTAGAGAATTAAAACATCACTTTAGTGATTTCTTTGATGCGTATACTTCTAGTATCGGTAAAAATACTACAAATATGGGAGTGTGGATTTCCGGATTCTTTGGATCAGGTAAATCACATTTCTTAAAGATTTTGTCTTATTTGCTCGAAAACCGTGAAGTAAAGGGTAAAAAGGCAATCGATTATTTCACGGATGATAAAAAAATAACTGACATTACAACAATTCGTAATATGCAAAAGGCTGTTGAAATCGATAATGAAGTTATGTTGTTCAATATTGATTCCAAAGCTCGTGACAATAATAAAGAGCAAAAGAACGCCATTCTAAATGTTTTTCTACAAGTATTTAATGAACGTTTAGGATTATCTGGGGAGAGTTTTTGGTTAGCCGATTTAGAAAGAAAATTAATTAAAGATAATCGCTATGAAGATTTCAAAGA
This sequence is a window from Companilactobacillus alimentarius DSM 20249. Protein-coding genes within it:
- a CDS encoding DUF554 domain-containing protein, whose translation is MIGTLFNVAMIIVGSFAGSYFKKGIKAEYNKILTQALGLAAIAVGINAVVQNMPKSHYPVLFIVSLAIGGVIGQWLDLEKHFDKLVGRFSKPSADGKNNLAEGLATGILLYCIGSLSILGPIQAALNKDYTFLFTNGMLDGITSIVLASTFGFGMVLAAVAVFCWQDSIYLIAMLLQNSINTNMITELTVVGGILILASGLGLLNIKKIKVLNLLPSLIVPIVVVGVLSMF
- a CDS encoding CPBP family intramembrane glutamic endopeptidase translates to MTFPKNQFFTLLTYILLLLLGSILNMLSITGSIYFIILTLGALVATGIMMYLVKLDQKFPFESRPTLNHSLQWIILGTIGAIVLQYGAIFLDQLIFHTSTSSQNTMQLLLMIKAYPYYFLYVLICAPIMEEVIFRRLFFANLIKPTNIYIAAIISAFLFAFMHQDTRFLVYVAMGLWFSFIYYKSKNIYISAGSHILMNAIVLTISMR
- the groL gene encoding chaperonin GroEL (60 kDa chaperone family; promotes refolding of misfolded polypeptides especially under stressful conditions; forms two stacked rings of heptamers to form a barrel-shaped 14mer; ends can be capped by GroES; misfolded proteins enter the barrel where they are refolded when GroES binds), translating into MAKEIKFSEDARAKMLEGVNKLADTVKTTIGPKGRNVVLEKSYGSPEITNDGVTIAKSIDLEDHFENMGAKLVSEVASKTNDIAGDGTTTATVLAQAIVKEGMKNVTAGANPVGIRSGIEKATKAAVDELHNISHEVSGKSDIAQVASVSSASKETGNLIADAMEKVGNDGVITIEESKGIDTTLDVVEGMQFDRGYISQYMVTDNDKMEADLDNPYILITDKKISNIQDILPLLQKIVQQGKSLLIIADDIDGEALPTLVLNKIRGTFNVVAVKAPGFGDRRKAQLEDIATLTGAQVITSDLGLELKDTTMDQLGQAGKVTVTKDNTTIVEGSGDKDAINERVETIKKQVAETTSDFDKEKLQERLAKLAGGVAVVKVGAATETELKERKYRIEDALNSTRAAVEEGYVAGGGTALMNVLSKVKALKEDGDVQTGINIVARALEEPLRQIAENAGFEGSVIVEHIKTQDNEVGFNAATDKWENMVKAGIIDPTKVTRSALQNAASVAALLLTTEAVVADKPEKNAAPAAPAANPAAGGMGGMM
- the groES gene encoding co-chaperone GroES; the encoded protein is MLKPLGDRVIVTVDEEEEKTVGGIVLANNAKEKPQTAEVVAVGDGLVTDDGKKLPMSVKKGDKVLFDKYSGSKVKYEDSEYLILHEKDIMAVID
- a CDS encoding DUF1819 family protein; translation: MKKYSAGMVSHAFWLNEFSQYIDLVNDGISTEEIKRKSIEDNCFKQSTKARAKDIFNILNRRVGSLDEDYLELYPRLDITSQKMVNLITVMNNNQLFKEFMYETYRDELIVGDAKLYDYEVESFFNQKIQESEQIANWTDVTIKRLAGVFKTFNREAGLLKNQSKYDDVIRPVIDYRLEDLLVTKKNSEMLAILLGR
- a CDS encoding DUF1788 domain-containing protein, yielding MSTKTKLDHLKNKLQNSDFQNNQGLSNEVSYYILAYDPKDFPIVRRELDSIKREFNQDTADYKIKEFNVYKIMWKLLEQRGIKKAVFEMEKDDGIEYLSEQINNVLRMTNSDNELVKYMEDHINPDTIVFLTGIGEIYPLIRAHKILNTMHQIISDIPVVLFYPGKYDSLSLSMFGELKEDNYYRAFQIN
- a CDS encoding cation:dicarboxylate symporter family transporter: MQRQRFFRVSLGWQIIIGLILGIVLGQVFYQNKAAIQVMQNIGTMFISMIQMIVLPIVISCLTVGIANMGDIKKLGRIGLKTLLYFEIMTTLAIIIGIIVANVTHPGTFIDIHSLKGSDISQYTSTAKTAKHSGIWSILMGIIPTNIFASLGKGDMLPIIFFSVLFGLGTASIGKQGQIITDTLNAVANVMFKVTNWVMRLAPIGVCALIGVTVGEMGFNSLKPLALFIVIAYATMAFFVFVVMAGVGHLFHVRFYELFRIIENEVTLAFTTASSEAALPKMIEKMQKYGASKGIVSFVIPTGYTFNLDGSAIYQSLAALFLAQAYNIHLTLGQQITLVVVLMLTSKGMAGVPGASFVVLLATVSTIGVPMQGLTFIAGIDRLVDMGRTAVNVVGNSLATIIIAKSEREFDEDKREKYVASYKRGK